TTCAAAAATTTCCATATATTTCCTTAGTGATGATGACAAACAATATTAGTGTCAATGCCATATAATTTACTCATTTGTTTATTATTTATTATTTCATGTGGAGTATGGCAGGATAGAAGAGTTTGGTTAATACATAAAACTCTTTTTATATCATTTACAATCACTCCTAAATCGTGTGTAACAAAAAGTATTGTGATATTATCTTCTTTATTTAATTTTTTTAATATTTCATAGAATTTTGCTTGAGAATTGGTATCTACACCCGTATTTGGTTCGTCAAGTATTAATAGTTCTGGATTACTTATAAGTGCTCTAGCTATCATTACTCTTTGTCTTTGACCACCTGAAAGTTCAGAGATTCTTCTATTTCTTAAATCGGTGATTTCAATTTTTTCCATAATAGATTCAATTTTTTTATAATCATTTTTTGATATTTTTGAAAACAAAGAAGTTTTATAAGCCAATCCAAGATTAATCACCTCTTGTACAGTAATAGGGAAACTATTGTCAATTAAAGTTGCTCGTTGTGGCACATATCCAATTTTATAATATTGTTTGAATAAAGATTGTTTGGTATTAAATAATTTAATATCTGCAACATTAGGACTTATTAGTCCTAATATTATTTTCA
This portion of the Arcobacter nitrofigilis DSM 7299 genome encodes:
- a CDS encoding metal ABC transporter ATP-binding protein, which produces MSIKFSDIIIDIKNLRYKDILQDISFEILRGEYAAIIGPNGGGKSTLMKIILGLISPNVADIKLFNTKQSLFKQYYKIGYVPQRATLIDNSFPITVQEVINLGLAYKTSLFSKISKNDYKKIESIMEKIEITDLRNRRISELSGGQRQRVMIARALISNPELLILDEPNTGVDTNSQAKFYEILKKLNKEDNITILFVTHDLGVIVNDIKRVLCINQTLLSCHTPHEIINNKQMSKLYGIDTNIVCHHH